From a region of the Natronogracilivirga saccharolytica genome:
- a CDS encoding NAD(P)-dependent oxidoreductase, which produces MVIRVLADQYHYQLKQHLHPSVKLETYDPVSGWSDEQIRQADALIVRTVTPVNSRTVPSYHRLRFVATASAGRDHLDEEWLQENNIRFTDAKGSNARSVAEYVAVSVLISQLVPEDERRHLRAGIVGAGFTGSATAQILDALGFDCVLYDPPLEERTRTFRSASLDDVLDTDIISFHVPLNKTGRHATQHWYDSGKIRAYPKKLVINASRGGVVDESSLLKAVHEDHIANYILDVWEQEPFFNDQAAQNALLATPHIAGYSLEAKRNATIKVCDDLHSFFGIENPVRPEPDIRFIKYDDPDVSLEQVIRTVHPAGIYDSALRDLIGLADDKKRSLFHDIRQHTPLRNEFNRIALPDQLADRYPALEKLGFLRASN; this is translated from the coding sequence ATGGTGATCCGTGTTCTGGCCGATCAATATCATTATCAGCTCAAGCAGCACCTGCACCCATCCGTCAAACTCGAGACTTATGATCCTGTTTCCGGATGGTCGGATGAACAGATCCGTCAGGCTGATGCCCTGATCGTCCGGACGGTCACGCCCGTAAACAGCCGGACGGTGCCATCATATCACCGGCTCAGATTCGTCGCTACTGCATCCGCCGGGCGAGATCATCTTGATGAGGAGTGGCTGCAGGAAAACAACATCCGGTTTACGGATGCCAAGGGATCCAATGCCCGCAGCGTGGCTGAGTATGTGGCAGTTAGCGTCCTGATCAGCCAACTTGTCCCGGAAGACGAGCGACGGCACCTCAGGGCCGGTATTGTAGGTGCCGGTTTCACCGGATCGGCAACTGCACAAATTCTCGATGCGCTGGGTTTCGACTGCGTTTTGTACGACCCCCCGCTTGAGGAGCGAACCCGTACCTTTCGCTCCGCCTCGCTTGATGACGTTCTTGATACGGATATCATCAGTTTCCATGTCCCGCTGAATAAAACCGGCCGGCATGCTACGCAGCACTGGTACGATTCCGGCAAGATCCGGGCATATCCGAAAAAACTGGTGATTAATGCATCGCGGGGCGGCGTTGTGGACGAGTCCTCCCTGCTGAAGGCCGTACACGAAGACCATATTGCAAACTATATATTAGATGTCTGGGAGCAGGAGCCGTTTTTTAATGACCAGGCTGCGCAAAACGCCCTGCTGGCAACACCTCACATCGCCGGATATTCACTGGAAGCCAAGCGCAATGCGACAATAAAGGTTTGCGACGATTTGCACTCGTTTTTCGGGATTGAAAATCCGGTCCGGCCGGAACCTGATATCCGGTTTATCAAGTACGATGATCCTGATGTATCTCTTGAGCAGGTTATACGTACCGTACACCCTGCAGGCATATATGACTCGGCGCTGCGAGACCTGATCGGTCTGGCTGATGACAAAAAAAGGTCATTATTCCATGACATCCGGCAACATACTCCGCTCAGAAATGAATTCAACCGTATCGCCCTTCCGGATCAGCTCGCCGACCGGTACCCAGCGCTTGAAAAGCTGGGGTTTTTACGTGCATCGAACTAA
- a CDS encoding ABC transporter ATP-binding protein → MSDFLTVNNLSKRYGTGPMVISGLNHQFSKGKATGLIGANGSGKTTFLRLVSVTAFPTEGNITFKGRSIYDAPHEFLKHIGIVTDATDLPVYLSASELLEWTLRARKKWDDNSSQKSIDNLFARLKFDERRHNLIGTYSSGMLQKTMLACSLITEPEIILLDEPFRALDEGSKKASIEILEEFKENGGTILVSSHLRRSLARICDDYINFPVTSG, encoded by the coding sequence ATGAGTGACTTTCTGACCGTCAACAATCTGTCCAAACGCTATGGTACCGGTCCCATGGTGATATCGGGACTGAACCATCAGTTTTCAAAGGGGAAAGCAACCGGACTGATCGGAGCCAACGGATCGGGTAAAACCACCTTTCTGCGACTGGTTTCGGTTACCGCATTCCCGACCGAAGGCAATATTACATTCAAAGGCAGATCCATTTATGATGCTCCTCATGAATTTCTGAAGCATATTGGTATTGTTACCGATGCCACCGACCTGCCGGTTTACCTGAGTGCATCTGAACTGCTTGAATGGACATTGCGCGCCAGAAAAAAGTGGGACGACAACTCATCACAAAAAAGTATAGATAACCTGTTCGCCAGATTGAAATTTGATGAGCGCAGACACAACCTGATCGGGACGTATTCCAGCGGAATGCTTCAAAAAACCATGCTCGCCTGCAGTCTGATTACGGAGCCGGAGATTATCCTTCTGGATGAACCGTTTCGTGCCCTTGACGAGGGAAGCAAAAAGGCCTCCATCGAAATACTGGAAGAGTTCAAGGAAAACGGCGGAACCATCCTGGTGTCCAGTCACCTGAGGAGAAGCCTGGCCCGGATCTGTGACGATTATATCAACTTTCCGGTAACAAGCGGATAA